One Algibacter sp. L3A6 genomic region harbors:
- a CDS encoding tyrosine-type recombinase/integrase has translation MGFQKSKGKKITSRSFRNQSADTIKTILANKSLINAEIEAQDLSSKKIKNQIVSKYDNDFFKVAESYLVNIRNRKQFHQLDIEIGRIAVFREFLKNNQLHFKDLNVELLKQFEHFLLSKRNLVARTVANYMITLRTIYNLGISKSIIKKESYPFGKGKFQIKFPETKKIGLNREEIKTLENLKGLTKAQEYALYAWLLSFYFAGIRISDVLQLKWADFYDERLHYRMAKNNKLVSLKIPDKVTKILGKLEREEHSVYLFKELEGVNLNDKKRIRTRIKTATRNFNRRLELVAEKAEKAGIDKKMSMHIARHSFGNISGDKIPIQMLQKLYRHSSVTTTMLYQANFMRRDADEALDMVVDF, from the coding sequence GTGGGATTCCAAAAATCGAAGGGTAAGAAAATCACATCTAGATCATTTAGAAATCAATCAGCTGATACTATCAAAACTATCTTAGCCAACAAAAGTTTGATTAATGCAGAGATTGAAGCGCAGGATTTATCTTCAAAAAAGATAAAAAATCAGATTGTATCGAAATATGATAACGATTTTTTTAAAGTAGCCGAAAGTTACTTGGTAAACATAAGAAACAGAAAGCAGTTTCATCAATTGGATATTGAAATTGGTCGTATAGCAGTGTTTAGAGAATTTCTAAAAAACAATCAACTTCATTTTAAAGATTTGAATGTTGAACTCCTAAAACAATTTGAACATTTTCTGTTAAGTAAAAGAAATTTGGTTGCACGTACTGTGGCTAATTATATGATTACGCTTCGAACTATTTATAATTTGGGAATAAGTAAAAGCATCATAAAGAAAGAATCTTATCCTTTTGGAAAAGGAAAATTTCAAATTAAGTTTCCCGAAACTAAAAAGATTGGATTGAATAGAGAAGAAATAAAGACTTTAGAGAATTTAAAAGGTTTAACAAAAGCTCAAGAGTATGCTTTATATGCATGGTTACTTAGTTTTTATTTTGCAGGAATTCGTATAAGTGATGTATTACAATTAAAGTGGGCAGATTTTTATGACGAGCGTTTACATTACCGTATGGCTAAGAATAACAAATTAGTTTCATTGAAGATCCCTGATAAAGTTACTAAAATTCTCGGTAAATTAGAAAGAGAAGAACATTCTGTTTATTTATTCAAGGAGCTAGAAGGTGTTAATTTAAATGATAAGAAACGCATAAGGACAAGAATAAAAACAGCGACAAGAAACTTCAATAGGAGATTAGAGCTTGTTGCAGAAAAAGCAGAAAAAGCAGGAATAGATAAAAAAATGTCCATGCACATTGCTCGCCATAGTTTTGGAAACATTTCTGGTGATAAAATTCCTATTCAAATGCTTCAAAAACTATATCGGCATTCTTCGGTTACTACAACTATGCTTTATCAAGCTAATTTTATGCGAAGAGATGCTGATGAGGCTCTTGATATGGTTGTTGATTTCTAA
- a CDS encoding Arm DNA-binding domain-containing protein: protein MASVTPFLVKRPNSKNLHPISIRIIKDRKPSYIYIGQSIKLKQWDSKNRRVRKSHLDHLEINQLILSKLS, encoded by the coding sequence ATGGCATCAGTAACACCTTTTTTAGTTAAACGACCAAATTCAAAAAATCTACATCCTATATCAATTAGAATTATAAAGGATCGGAAGCCATCATATATTTATATTGGACAATCTATAAAGTTGAAGCAGTGGGATTCCAAAAATCGAAGGGTAAGAAAATCACATCTAGATCATTTAGAAATCAATCAGCTGATACTATCAAAACTATCTTAG